In a single window of the Pongo abelii isolate AG06213 chromosome 1, NHGRI_mPonAbe1-v2.0_pri, whole genome shotgun sequence genome:
- the CSF1 gene encoding macrophage colony-stimulating factor 1 isoform X1 — protein sequence MTAPGAAGRCPPTTWLGSLLLLVCLLASRSVTEEVSEYCSHMIGSGHLQSLQRLIDSQMETSCQITFEFVDQEQLKDPVCYLKKAFLLVQDIMEDTMRFRDNTPNAIAIVQLQELSLRLKSCFTKDYEEHDKACIRTFYETPLQLLEKVKNVFNETKNLLDKDWNIFSKNCNNSFAECSSQDVVTKPDCNCLYPKAIPSSDPASVSPHQPLAPSMAPVAGLTWEDSEGTEGSSLLPGEQPLHMVDPGSAKQRPPRSTCQSLEPPETPVVKDSTIGGSPQPRPSVGAFDPGMEDVLDSAMGTNWVPEEASGEASEIPVPQGTELSPSRPGEGSMQTEPARPSNFLSASSPLPESAKGQQPADVTGTALPRVGPVRPTGQDWNHTPQKTDHPSALLRDPPEPGFPRISSPRPQGLSNPSTLSAQPQLSRSHSSGSVLPLGELEGRRSTRDRRSPSEPEGGPASEGAARPLARFNSVPLTDTGHERQPEGSSSLQLQESVFHLLVPSVILVLLAVGGLLFYRWRRRSRQEPQRADSPLEQPEGSPLTQDDRQVELPV from the exons ATGACCGCGCCGGGCGCCGCCGGGCGCTGCCCTCCCACG ACATGGCTGGGCTCCCTGCTGTTGTTGGTCTGTCTCCTGGCGAGCAGGAGTGTCACCGAGGAGGTGTCGGAGTACTGTAGCCACATGATTGGGAGTGGACACCTGCAGTCTCTGCAGCGGCTG ATTGACAGTCAGATGGAGACCTCGTGCCAAATTACCTTTGAGTTTGTAGACCAGGAACAGTTG AAAGATCCGGTGTGCTACCTTAAGAAGGCATTTCTCCTGGTACAAGACATAATGGAGGACACCATGCGCTTCAGAGATAACACCCCCAATGCCATCGCCATTGTGCAGCTGCAGGAACTCTCTTTGAGGCTGAAGAGCTGCTTCACCAAGGATTATGAAGAGCATGACAAG GCCTGCATCCGAACTTTCTATGAGACACCTCTCCAGTTGCTGGAGAAGGTCAAGAATGTCTTTAATGAAACAAAGAATCTCCTTGACAAGGACTGGAATATTTTCAGCAAGAACTGCAACAACAGCTTTGCTGAATGCTCCAGCCAAG ATGTGGTGACCAAGCCTGATTGCAACTGCCTGTACCCCAAAGCCATCCCTAGCAGTGACCCGGCCTCTGTCTCCCCTCATCAGCCCCTCGCCCCCTCCATGGCCCCTGTGGCTGGCTTGACCTGGGAGGACTCTGAGGGAACTGAGGGCAGCTCCCTCTTGCCTGGTGAGCAGCCCCTGCACATGGTGGATCCAGGCAGTGCCAAGCAGCGGCCACCCAGGAGCACCTGCCAGAGCCTTGAGCCGCCAGAGACCCCAGTTGTCAAGGACAGCACCATCggtggctcaccacagcctcgccCCTCTGTCGGGGCCTTCGACCCCGGGATGGAGGATGTTCTCGACTCTGCAATGGGCACTAATTGGGTCCCAGAAGAAGCCTCTGGAGAGGCCAGTGAGATTCCCGTACCCCAAGGGACAGAGCTTTCCCCCTCCAGGCCAGGAGAGGGCAGCATGCAGACAGAGCCCGCCAGACCCAGCAACTTCCTCTCAGCATCTTCTCCACTCCCTGAATCAGCAAAGGGCCAACAGCCGGCAGATGTAACTGGTACCGCCTTGCCCAGGGTGGGCCCCGTGAGGCCCACTGGCCAGGACTGGAATCACACCCCCCAGAAGACAGACCATCCATCTGCCCTGCTCAGAGACCCCCCGGAGCCAGGCTTTCCCAGGATCTCATCACCGCGCCCCCAAGGCCTCAGCAACCCCTCCACCCTCTCTGCTCAGCCACAGCTTTCCAGAAGCCACTCCTCGGGCAGCGTGCTGCCCCTTGGGGAGCTGGAGGGCAGGAGGAGTACCAGGGATCGGAGGAGCCCTTCAGAGCCAGAAGGAGGACCAGCAAGTGAAGGGGCAGCCAGGCCCCTGGCCCGTTTTAACTCCGTTCCTTTGACTGACACAGGCCATGAGAGGCAGCCCGAGGGATCCTCCAGCCTGCAGCTCCAGGAGTCTGTCTTCCACCTGCTGGTGCCCAGTGTCATCCTGGTCTTGCTGGCCGTCGGAGGCCTCTTGTTCTACAGGTGGAGGCGGCGG AGCCGTCAAGAGCCTCAGAGAGCGGATTCTCCCTTGGAGCAGCCAGAGGGCAG CCCCCTGACTCAGGATGACAGACAGGTGGAACTGCCAGTGTAG
- the CSF1 gene encoding macrophage colony-stimulating factor 1 isoform X2, protein MTAPGAAGRCPPTTWLGSLLLLVCLLASRSVTEEVSEYCSHMIGSGHLQSLQRLIDSQMETSCQITFEFVDQEQLKDPVCYLKKAFLLVQDIMEDTMRFRDNTPNAIAIVQLQELSLRLKSCFTKDYEEHDKACIRTFYETPLQLLEKVKNVFNETKNLLDKDWNIFSKNCNNSFAECSSQGHERQPEGSSSLQLQESVFHLLVPSVILVLLAVGGLLFYRWRRRSRQEPQRADSPLEQPEGSPLTQDDRQVELPV, encoded by the exons ATGACCGCGCCGGGCGCCGCCGGGCGCTGCCCTCCCACG ACATGGCTGGGCTCCCTGCTGTTGTTGGTCTGTCTCCTGGCGAGCAGGAGTGTCACCGAGGAGGTGTCGGAGTACTGTAGCCACATGATTGGGAGTGGACACCTGCAGTCTCTGCAGCGGCTG ATTGACAGTCAGATGGAGACCTCGTGCCAAATTACCTTTGAGTTTGTAGACCAGGAACAGTTG AAAGATCCGGTGTGCTACCTTAAGAAGGCATTTCTCCTGGTACAAGACATAATGGAGGACACCATGCGCTTCAGAGATAACACCCCCAATGCCATCGCCATTGTGCAGCTGCAGGAACTCTCTTTGAGGCTGAAGAGCTGCTTCACCAAGGATTATGAAGAGCATGACAAG GCCTGCATCCGAACTTTCTATGAGACACCTCTCCAGTTGCTGGAGAAGGTCAAGAATGTCTTTAATGAAACAAAGAATCTCCTTGACAAGGACTGGAATATTTTCAGCAAGAACTGCAACAACAGCTTTGCTGAATGCTCCAGCCAAG GCCATGAGAGGCAGCCCGAGGGATCCTCCAGCCTGCAGCTCCAGGAGTCTGTCTTCCACCTGCTGGTGCCCAGTGTCATCCTGGTCTTGCTGGCCGTCGGAGGCCTCTTGTTCTACAGGTGGAGGCGGCGG AGCCGTCAAGAGCCTCAGAGAGCGGATTCTCCCTTGGAGCAGCCAGAGGGCAG CCCCCTGACTCAGGATGACAGACAGGTGGAACTGCCAGTGTAG